The genomic DNA GTTGGTTTCGGATGCCAGCGTCGGCCAGGTTTCGTGAATACCGCCGGGTGTAAGCAGCAGTCCGGCACATTCGATGTGTCCGCGAGACCCCTTTGCTTTTTTCGATGCCCGAATATCCGTGTAGGAAATACTCGTGGCGCGGCCGCGGGCGACACTTTTCGTGTTAATGAGACCGGAGGCTTCCGGAGCTTCCATTAAAATGCGGATATTGTCTGTAATGCGTTCGTCATCCTTCACAAATCCCACGCTTTCAATGACGGCCTTTCCGCCTTTTCCGCGAATCACAATTTCTTCATCCCTTCCCGTGGAAGCGCCGGTACCCAATAAAATTGTCAGGAGATGAACCTCGGCGCCTTCTTCCAAAATCATACGTGTGATGGGGCGTGTGTGAACGTACCCCGGCCAGTTCTGGAGAACAACCTCTGTAACTTTCGCCCCCTTTTTAACGTACACCTCCGTTGCCCCGAAATGCCCTGCAAACTGAAGCAGCGGGGGGGCCGTGCAGCCCTCAATAAATGTGGCCTCCGACCCGGGTTCAGCAATCAGAACCGTGTGATCGGCCTGAGCCAGACCTTCCTCCGTGATCAAAAAATAGGTGTGAATGGGCGCCGTTACCCGGGCACCTTCATGAATGTGAATAAAGGCGCCTCCGTTCCAATACGCTGTGTGAAAGGCGGCAATCTGATTGGTTTCGACGGGCATGAGGCGAAATGCATACTCACGCAACCAGTCATATTTAGCCAGGGCGTCGCTCATTTTGAGCACATCCGCCCCCTGTTTACGAAACACATCCAGATAATTACTGCTGGTGGTCTGCTCATCCACCTGAACCATTCCCAACACCCGCTTCCACTCGTGTTCCGGGATGCCCAGTTTTACCAGCATTTTTCGAATGTCTTCAGGCAAATTGTCCAGACTGGTGATTTTTGGAATCTCAAATTTGGGTTTGGAATGCGGTAAATAGTCGCGCAGGTTCACATAAAATGTATTCTTGGGATAGGGTGCCCGATCGATGAAGGATTCCGCATATTTTCGAATGTCTGCTACCCATTGAGGCTCATGATTTTCGCGCGCAATCTGTTCTGCCAGGCTCATTCTCCGTTCCCTCCCACGGCCTGGAACCCCTTCAATTCAATGGTCTCTGCCAGTTCCGGTCCGCCTGATGCCACAAACCGGCCGTTCTTCAGGATTTTGACCGAATATTTTTGTGGAAGAAGCGTAAGAATGCGCGCATAGTGGGTGATCAGAATAATTCCTACCCCGTCGTTAAGAGCCTCACGAATGGCACCCGCAATCAGCTTCATCGAGTCCACATCCACACCCGTGTCCGGTTCGTCCAGAATGGCATACTGGGGATTCATCAGCAGGAGTTGGGCCATTTCACCGCGTTTGCGCTCCCCGCCGGAAAATCCCACGTAGACCTCCCGCTTCAGAAATTCCGACGGCAGTCCAACCCGTTCAAATACGGGGGAAATAAGCCGGTTCGGCTCCTCAACGCCTCTGGCCTTCAGGGCATCGGCGAGCAGCGTGCGAAAGCGAACCGACCGGATTTCCGGGGGAGCCTGAAATGCCAGAAAAAGGCCCGCCTTAGCCCGCTCTTCCACGGGCAGCTCTGACACATCCTTCCCATTTAAAAGGATTTTCCCCGACGTCACCCGGTACCGTTCGGACCCGATAAGCGTCATGGCCAGGGAGGTTTTTCCGCTCCCGTTTGGACCCATCACCACCAGCAGTTCTCCGGGATTTAGAGTAAACGAGATTCTTTTAAGAATTTCTTTCTTCTCAGCAACAACCTC from Calditrichota bacterium includes the following:
- the sufC gene encoding Fe-S cluster assembly ATPase SufC gives rise to the protein MAFVVDQLSSEVVAEKKEILKRISFTLNPGELLVVMGPNGSGKTSLAMTLIGSERYRVTSGKILLNGKDVSELPVEERAKAGLFLAFQAPPEIRSVRFRTLLADALKARGVEEPNRLISPVFERVGLPSEFLKREVYVGFSGGERKRGEMAQLLLMNPQYAILDEPDTGVDVDSMKLIAGAIREALNDGVGIILITHYARILTLLPQKYSVKILKNGRFVASGGPELAETIELKGFQAVGGNGE